Proteins encoded by one window of Agelaius phoeniceus isolate bAgePho1 chromosome 3, bAgePho1.hap1, whole genome shotgun sequence:
- the ZBTB2 gene encoding zinc finger and BTB domain-containing protein 2 produces the protein MDLANHGLILLQQLNAQREFGFLCDCTVAIGDVYFKAHKSVLASFSNYFKMLFVHQTSECVRLKATDIQPDIFSYLLHLMYTGKMAPQLIDPVRLEQGIKFLHAYPLIQEASLASQGTFSHPDQVFPLASSLYGIQIADHQIRHPTKVTSATDKLGREPRPQTSRMSQEQASDGSQLSQLGANLPQVTRTNMSASDPLPSSLSPELVSAAGNNSPSGEEANMEASSSDEQPASLTIAHVKPSIMKRNGSFPKYYACHLCGRRFNLRSSLREHLQIHTGVPFTSSQQGESNISLSLCNNTADKDAMEVPEAGMISDSELQQISDSPIIDGQQQSETPPPSDIADIDNLEQADQEREVKRRKYECSICGRKFIQKSHWREHMYIHTGKPFKCSTCDKSFCRANQAARHVCLNQSMDTYTMVDKQTLELCTFEEGSQMDNMLVQTNKPYKCNLCDKTFSTPNEVVKHSCQNQNSVFTLEEDRSILLGGGDTEATETDNAVLASIKKEQEAVLLD, from the exons ATGGATTTGGCCAACCATGGACttattctgctgcagcagctaaATGCTCAGAGAGAGTTCGGTTTCCTGTGTGACTGCACAGTTGCCATTGGGGATGTCTACTTCAAGGCACACAAATCTGTCCTCGCTTCTTTCTCCAACTACTTCAAGATGTTGTTTGTTCATCAAACCAG TGAATGTGTCCGTTTGAAAGCGACCGACATACAGCCAGATATCTTCAGTTATCTCTTGCATTTGATGTACACTGGGAAGATGGCACCACAACTCATTGACCCAGTTCGACTAGAACAGGGAATAAAGTTTCTGCATGCATATCCACTAATTCAAGAGGCCAGCCTTGCAAGTCAGGGAACTTTTTCTCACCCGGATCAAGTCTTTCCATTAGCATCTTCATTATATGGCATTCAGATTGCAGATCACCAGATAAGGCATCCCACTAAGGTTACATCAGCGACTGACAAACTTGGGCGAGAACCACGGCCTCAGACGTCCCGAATGAGCCAAGAGCAGGCTTCTGACGGCTCACAGCTCTCGCAGTTGGGTGCAAATCTGCCACAAGTGACCCGGACAAATATGTCTGCTTCTGACCCATTGCCATCTTCTCTCTCTCCGGAATTGGTATCTGCTGCTGGTAATAATTCACCTTCGGGAGAGGAGGCCAATATGGAAGCATCTTCTTCAGATGAACAGCCTGCCTCTCTCACAATAGCACATGTCAAGCCAAGCATTATGAAAAGGAATGGAAGCTTCCCAAAATACTATGCCTGTCACCTCTGTGGTCGCCGGTTCAACCTGCGCAGCAGCTTGCGGGAGCACCTGCAGATCCACACAGGAGTTCCCTTCACATCTAGCCAGCAGGGAGAAAGTAATATTTCTTTGTCTCTCTGTAACAACACAGCTGATAAAGATGCCATGGAAGTGCCTGAAGCGGGGATGATTAGTGACAGCGAGCTGCAGCAGATCTCAGACTCCCCAATAATTGACGGGCAGCAGCAGTCAGAGACGCCTCCCCCCTCCGATATCGCAGATATCGACAACCTGGAGCAGGCAGATCAAGAGAGGGAGGTAAAGAGACGGAAATATGAATGTTCCATCTGTGGTCGCAAATTTATTCAAAAAAGCCACTGGAGGGAGCACATGTACATACACACGGGCAAGCCCTTCAAGTGCAGCACTTGTGACAAAAGCTTTTGTAGGGCTAACCAGGCTGCCAGACACGTGTGCCTAAACCAGAGCATGGACACATACACGATGGTGGATAAACAGACTCTGGAGCTCTGTACTTTTGAGGAAGGCAGTCAAATGGACAACATGCTAGTACAGACCAACAAGCCCTACAAATGTAACTTGTGTGACAAAACTTTTTCAACTCCCAATGAAGTAGTCAAACATTCGTGCCAAAATCAAAACTCTGTCTTTACGCTAGAAGAAGATCGCTCCATTCTGTTAGGTGGTGGGGACACAGAAGCCACAGAGACTGATAACGCAGTGTTAGCCTCCATCAAAAAGGAGCAGGAAGCAGTGTTGTTAGACTGA